The following proteins come from a genomic window of Macaca fascicularis isolate 582-1 chromosome 8, T2T-MFA8v1.1:
- the FAM167A gene encoding protein FAM167A isoform X2: MRLQDQQLARQLMRLRSDINKLKIEHTCRLHRRMLNDATYELEERDELADLFCDSPLASSFSLSTPLKLIGVTKMNINSRRFSLC, from the coding sequence ATGCGGCTTCAGGACCAGCAGCTGGCCAGACAGCTCATGCGCCTGCGCAGCGACATCAACAAGCTGAAAATCGAGCACACCTGCCGCCTCCACAGGAGGATGCTCAACGACGCCACCTACGAGCTGGAGGAGCGGGACGAGCTGGCCGATCTCTTCTGCGACTCCCCTCTtgcctcctccttcagcctctccACTCCACTCAAGCTTATTGGTGTGACCAAGATGAACATCAACTCTCGGAGGTTCTCTCTCTGCTGA